ACCATTGAACTGGTGCGCGAAGTGCCCGAGGCACTCAAGCCGCGCAAGATCAATATCGACGGCGTGGACAGCAGCAACAGCAATGTGCAGAAGCTGGAAGAACGCCAGGCTGCATAAGGTAGCGTAAGGCTGCATACGGCGCCTGAGGCGCACGCAGGCCCGCAAGGGCTGCGCGATCAGCAGGAATGACTACAGCAGCAATGACGGGGCGCTCGCAGCATGGGGCGCCCCGTCCCGCGTCGGCTGTTGCGTCGCGTCCCATGCGGCATCGGCTGGCATACAACTTAAGCAAACTCTAAGACTGGTCTTGCATCATAGAACCCATCAGCAAACCCTTTTCACTCCAGGAGCAAGTCATGCGTAACGAAGGTGCTACCACTGTCATCACCGCCAAGCGACTCGTACTCGCACTGTGCGCCGCCGGCGTCGTAGGCGGGGCGGTTGGCGCAATCACGGTTAATCACAACAGCGCTGTGGCCCAGGCGGCACCGGCCGTGTTGGCCGCGGCCCCTGCCGCCGCAGCTTCGGCACCGGTGCCCGGTGCACCTGCTCCGCTGGCAGCCGGCGTGGTCCTGCCTGACTTTACCGCCATCGTTGCGCGCAATGGTCCGGCAGTGGTCAACATCCGCGTGATGGGCAGCACCAAGACGGCCATGGGCCGCCAGGGCATGCCGCAACTGGATGAAAGCGATCCATTCTACGAATTCTTCCAGCGCTTCCAGGGCCCGCAAAATCCGCGTGCCCAGCGCGACAGGCCCGTTTTTGGCGCCGGTTCCGGGTTCATAATCAGCCCGGACGGTGTCATCCTGACCAATGCGCACGTGGTGCGCGATGCCACCGAAGTGACCGTCAAGCTGCAGGACCGCCGCGAGTACCGCGCCAAGGTCCTCGGTTCGGACCCCAGGACCGACGTGGCCGTGCTCAAGATCGACGCCCGCAACCTGCCGGTAGTGCCGGTGGGCCGCTCGAGCGACCTCAAGGTGGGTGAATGGGTACTGGCCATCGGCTCGCCGTTTGGCCTGGAGAGCTCGGTCACGGCCGGGGTGGTCAGTGCCAAGGGGCGCTCGCTGCCTGACGACAGCAAGGTGCCTTTCATCCAGACCGACGTGGCTGTCAACCCCGGCAATTCCGGCGGTCCCCTGTTCAATACCAAGGGTGAAGTGATCGGCATCAACTCGCAGATTTACAGCCAGACCGGCGGCTACATGGGCCTGTCGTTTGCGATTCCCATTGACCTCGCGTTCCGCATCAAGGACCAGATTGTTGCCACCGGCAAGGCGCAGCATGCCAAGCTCGGTGTCGTGATCCAGGAAGTGAACCAGGCCTTTGCCGACTCGTTCAAGCTCGATTCGCCCGAAGGCGCACTGGTGTCGAACGTGGAAAAGGGTGGCGCTGCCGACAAGGCAGGGATCAAGTCCGGCGACGTGATCCGCAAGCTCAATGGCCAGCCGATCATTGCTTCGGGCGACCTGCCGGCCATGCTGAGCACATCCAAGCCGGGCGACAAGGTCACGCTCGATGTGTGGCGCGATGGCCGCATCGTGCGTCTCGATGCACGCCTGGCCAATGCCGACGACAAGGTGGCCGCGGCCGATGTGCCGGACGCGCTGTCGCCCGACAGCAGCTCGCGCCTGGGCCTGGCCCTGCGTCCGCTCGAACCGATGGAGCGGCGCCAGAGCGGCATCAGCGGCGGCCTGGTGATCGAAGATGCCGGTGGTGCGGCAGCGAACGCCGGGGTGCAGCCAGGTGACGTACTATTGTCGGTAAATGGCCGGCCGGTCAATTCGGTGGGCGACGTGCGCGATGTGGTGAGCAAGTCCAGCAAGTCGGTGGCCTTGCTGATCCAGCGCGGTGGTGACAGAATCTTCATTCCGGTGCGGATCGGCTAAGGTCGTTTCCACCCGCAGTGATCAACAAACGGGATAGCGATGCGGTTATTGCTGGTGGAAGACGATACGATGATTGGCGAAGTAGTGCTCGACCTGTTGCGGGCCGAGCACTACGCAGTCGACTGGGTCAAGGATGGCGAAATGGCCGACACCGCCTTGCGCCAGTCGCAAAGCTATGACCTGGTGGTGCTCGACCTGGGCTTGCCCAGGAAAGATGGCCTTGACGTGCTGCGGGCCATGCGTTCGCGCAAGGACCGCACCCCGGTCCTGATTGCCACCGCGCGCGATGCCATCGAGCAGCGTATTGCCGGGCTCGACGCCGGCGCCGACGATTACGTGCTCAAACCCTACGACCTCGATGAACTGCTGGCCCGCCTGCGCGCGCTGTTGCGGCGTGCTGCCGGCCGCGCCGAGCCCGTGTTCGAGCACAATAATATTTCCATCAATCCCGCCACGCGCGAAGTGCTGGTCGATGGCGCCGCCGTGACGCTGTCGGCGCGCGAATGGGCCGTGCTCGAAGCGCTCATTGCCCGGCCCGGCGCCGTGCTCTCGCGCGCCCAGCTCGAAGAAAAGCTGTACAGCTGGCGCGATGAAGTGAGCAGCAACGCGGTGGAAGTGTATATCCATGGCCTGCGCAAAAAGCTGGGCAGTGAACTGATCCAGAACGTGCGCGGGGTCGGCTACATGGTGCCGCGGCCATGATGGTGTCGCATTCGCTGCGCGGACGGCTGCTGTGGTTCCTGCTGGCAGCCATCAGCATTGCCGCCGTGGTCCAGGCCTCGGTGGCGTACCGCACCGCGCTCGACAATGCCGACCAGATCTTCGACTATCACATGCAGCAGATGGCGCTGGCGCTG
This region of Massilia sp. PAMC28688 genomic DNA includes:
- a CDS encoding DegQ family serine endoprotease, which encodes MRNEGATTVITAKRLVLALCAAGVVGGAVGAITVNHNSAVAQAAPAVLAAAPAAAASAPVPGAPAPLAAGVVLPDFTAIVARNGPAVVNIRVMGSTKTAMGRQGMPQLDESDPFYEFFQRFQGPQNPRAQRDRPVFGAGSGFIISPDGVILTNAHVVRDATEVTVKLQDRREYRAKVLGSDPRTDVAVLKIDARNLPVVPVGRSSDLKVGEWVLAIGSPFGLESSVTAGVVSAKGRSLPDDSKVPFIQTDVAVNPGNSGGPLFNTKGEVIGINSQIYSQTGGYMGLSFAIPIDLAFRIKDQIVATGKAQHAKLGVVIQEVNQAFADSFKLDSPEGALVSNVEKGGAADKAGIKSGDVIRKLNGQPIIASGDLPAMLSTSKPGDKVTLDVWRDGRIVRLDARLANADDKVAAADVPDALSPDSSSRLGLALRPLEPMERRQSGISGGLVIEDAGGAAANAGVQPGDVLLSVNGRPVNSVGDVRDVVSKSSKSVALLIQRGGDRIFIPVRIG
- a CDS encoding response regulator transcription factor, translating into MRLLLVEDDTMIGEVVLDLLRAEHYAVDWVKDGEMADTALRQSQSYDLVVLDLGLPRKDGLDVLRAMRSRKDRTPVLIATARDAIEQRIAGLDAGADDYVLKPYDLDELLARLRALLRRAAGRAEPVFEHNNISINPATREVLVDGAAVTLSAREWAVLEALIARPGAVLSRAQLEEKLYSWRDEVSSNAVEVYIHGLRKKLGSELIQNVRGVGYMVPRP